One window of the Sparus aurata chromosome 17, fSpaAur1.1, whole genome shotgun sequence genome contains the following:
- the LOC115567110 gene encoding maternal B9.15 protein → MLRLCCSSRDERRAENKEATCANHNNSNTAARRQQQADSHETTSTRGPEDTHALPGRFVSFSTDTMKREVKAGVNFLKRLVVARGKLDEAKAELFAEKLQKLLCDKYEDHWYPDSPSKGQAYRCIRINNGVLCDEAVLKACEESELTPSELGLPRELTLWIDPLEVCARSGENSRPFTISFFKEEDDEEEEEEGAKGERHDLSGESVNLDTSDYHSATSSDCGSTASSDTEEEAKDDEKEVAKKEAAESDTYTILMVPRIRKRRGEGPNKVKYVRNMIPASLQYFYHPAPVWPQYKKGAPVFLNTVCVPPAPPPPPQQVFGYYILPQPSPQFILPQATLQPWGAVKG, encoded by the exons ATGTTACGTCTCtgttgcagcagcagggacGAGCGCAGAGCCGAGAACAAGGAAGCAACATGTGCTAACCATAATAACTCCAACACAGCAGCACggaggcagcagcaggcagacagCCACGAGACAACAAGCACAAGGGGCCCCGAGGACACTCACGCGCTGCCCGGACGCTTTGTATC tttttCTACAGACACCATGAAAAGAGAGGTGAAAGCTGGAGTCAACTTCCTCAAACGCCTGGTCGTGGCACGTGGCAAACTGGATGAAGCCAAGGCAGAATTGTTTGCTGAGAAGCTACAGAAACTATTATGCGACAAATACGAGGACCACTGGTACCCTGACAGCCCCAGCAAGGGCCAGGCGTACAG ATGTATCCGGATAAATAATGGAGTGCTCTGTGATGAGGCGGTCCTGAAGGCGTGTGAGGAAAGTGAGCTCACACCCAGTGAGCTCGGCCTCCCGCGTGAGCTCACTCTGTGGATCGACCCCCTGGAGGTGTGTGCAAG atcTGGAGAGAACAGCAGGCCCTTCACGATAAGCTTTTTCAAAGAGGAagatgacgaggaggaggaggaggagggtgcgAAGGGAGAACGGCATGACTTGTCTGGGGAATCTGTAAACCTGGACACATCAGATTACCACTCCGCTACCTCTTCAGATTGTGGTTCCACTGCATCGAgcgacacagaggaggaggcaaaAGATGACGAGAAGGAGGTTGCGAAGAAGGAAGCGGCAGAAAGTGACACGTACACAATATTGATGGTGCCCAGGATTCGGAAGAGGCGCGGAGAAGGACCAAATAAGGTCAAATACGTCAGAAATATG ATCCCTGCCAGCCTCCAGTATTTCTACCACCCTGCACCAGTTTGGCCTCAGTACAAGAAGGGCGCTCCAGTGTTTCTGAACACAGTGTGCGTGCCTCCAGCACCGCCTCCTCCGCCCCAGCAGGTATTTGGCTACTACATCTTGCCGCAGCCGTCTCCACAGTTCATCCTGCCTCAGGCCACTCTGCAGCCCTGGGGAGCTGTGAAGGGTTAG